In a genomic window of Pseudoxanthomonas indica:
- a CDS encoding S9 family peptidase produces MFKNISAAGLMLGLLVPGILLARTTVDDSSIEMKLASQVRTSEIGYARNGEWAAFSTREPGDKLPLKSRIWVYRKGTHQAVPLSNLESDQSVPRISPEGTRIAYIDRTDAKKERVGIAQLGEPGKVVAFETKGAIDIAWLGDGSGIAILAEEDEDPGLEKGMVVGSQYYKRKQIRVLDARTGAVRTLTASAWNVGMFAPIPGSRDVVITAEDELKPEQVVRRLFVVEGNTGAMREFGAIEGVEYDKLRVSPDGRRLAFIGSVDGPTGFDLFVQDIAGEGKAVNLTGPSGSSIDRMVSDYDWVANDSLVVSVQEGFGDRVYRVGMERSKQILKSFDDATLLALGIDGEASLVYAKGSDTAPPEVWISDEAGDRQISRLNNAIPGLVEGEVVAYKSWDGRSIQAKLFKPSKGVAPYPTVMLIHGGPAGRWSNKIIEWAQVLVADGFAVMAPNIRGSSGHSQAFMTSNRADWGGGDFKDVMSGVDWLVENNLSDPDHLGIAGWSYGGYMAAWAVTQTDRFKASVAGAGMIELNLQWGAGLPEVVPYDSWFLGTPWSQPENFSRMSPLTHVKSVKTPTMLIAGEADRVDPALQNWPFHRALRMNGIDTELLIYPRQGHSLLERKHAADAARRTADWMKKYVSKPTATN; encoded by the coding sequence ATGTTTAAGAACATCTCGGCCGCAGGCCTGATGCTGGGCTTGCTTGTCCCGGGCATTCTGCTTGCACGTACGACGGTTGATGATTCGTCGATTGAAATGAAGCTCGCGAGCCAGGTGCGGACGAGTGAGATCGGTTACGCGCGGAACGGCGAGTGGGCTGCTTTCAGCACCCGCGAGCCGGGTGACAAGCTGCCTCTCAAAAGCCGAATCTGGGTCTACAGGAAGGGAACCCATCAGGCCGTGCCCCTGAGCAATCTCGAGAGCGATCAGTCTGTACCGCGCATCTCGCCAGAGGGAACCCGCATTGCCTACATCGATAGAACCGACGCCAAGAAGGAACGCGTTGGTATCGCACAGCTCGGCGAGCCAGGCAAGGTGGTGGCGTTCGAAACAAAGGGGGCCATCGATATCGCGTGGCTCGGCGATGGGTCAGGCATCGCCATCCTGGCCGAAGAGGACGAAGACCCCGGCCTCGAGAAGGGCATGGTCGTCGGCAGTCAGTACTACAAACGCAAGCAGATTCGAGTTCTCGACGCGCGCACGGGCGCAGTAAGGACGCTGACCGCGTCAGCGTGGAATGTGGGCATGTTTGCTCCCATTCCTGGGAGCAGGGATGTCGTCATTACTGCGGAAGATGAGCTGAAGCCTGAGCAGGTTGTTCGACGTCTGTTCGTTGTCGAAGGAAACACGGGCGCCATGCGCGAATTCGGGGCGATTGAAGGCGTCGAGTACGACAAGCTGAGAGTCTCGCCAGACGGACGCCGTCTTGCGTTCATTGGCTCCGTCGACGGACCCACGGGCTTCGACCTGTTCGTGCAGGACATTGCCGGCGAGGGCAAGGCGGTCAATCTGACGGGACCCAGCGGTTCGTCGATTGATCGGATGGTGTCCGACTATGACTGGGTCGCCAACGACTCGCTCGTGGTCTCGGTGCAGGAAGGATTCGGCGACCGGGTGTATCGGGTGGGCATGGAGCGGTCGAAGCAGATCCTGAAGAGCTTCGACGATGCGACCCTCCTTGCCTTGGGTATCGACGGCGAGGCGTCGCTTGTCTACGCAAAGGGAAGCGATACGGCGCCACCGGAAGTCTGGATCAGCGACGAGGCTGGTGACCGGCAGATTTCGCGACTCAACAACGCCATCCCCGGATTGGTGGAAGGCGAAGTCGTTGCCTACAAGAGCTGGGATGGCCGCAGCATCCAGGCAAAGCTGTTCAAGCCCAGCAAGGGCGTGGCGCCCTATCCCACGGTGATGCTGATCCATGGCGGGCCAGCAGGACGCTGGAGCAACAAAATCATCGAATGGGCACAGGTACTGGTCGCCGACGGCTTCGCAGTGATGGCGCCCAACATTCGCGGCTCGTCAGGACACTCGCAGGCGTTCATGACCAGCAATCGCGCTGATTGGGGAGGCGGAGACTTCAAGGACGTCATGTCGGGCGTGGATTGGCTGGTGGAGAACAACCTCTCCGACCCCGATCACCTCGGCATCGCGGGCTGGTCGTACGGCGGTTACATGGCGGCGTGGGCGGTCACACAGACCGATCGCTTCAAGGCCTCGGTGGCGGGCGCCGGAATGATCGAATTGAACCTGCAGTGGGGTGCGGGCCTGCCCGAAGTGGTGCCTTACGACAGCTGGTTCCTCGGCACGCCATGGTCCCAACCTGAAAATTTCTCGCGCATGTCTCCACTGACGCATGTGAAGTCGGTGAAGACGCCGACGATGCTCATTGCCGGTGAGGCGGACCGCGTCGATC